The genomic interval GAGGACGTCTTCTTCCACATGGAGGACGTCGGCGGCCCGGACCTCGAGGAAGGCCAGGAGGTAGAATTCGACATCGAGCAGGCCGACAAAGGCCCGCGGGCGACCAATCTGGAGCGTCTCTAACGATGGCGAAAGGCAAAGTCGACTTCTTCAACGACACGGGCGGCTACGGCTTCATCGAGACGGACGACGCGGACGAGGACGTCTTCTTCCACATGGAGGACGTCGGCGGTCCGGACCTCGAAGAGGGCCAGGAAGTCGAGTTCGACATCGAACAGGCCGACAAGGGTCCGCGCGCGACCAACGTCACCCGCCTGTAAGACGCGCTCACACGACGAACAACGATTCTCGGTATTTCGACGCCGCCAGCGACAGCGCTCCTCGACCGGCGTTCTCGCCGCGGCCCGGTCGAGGCGTGCTCGCGGACCGTGAGAGGTAACCCTGTCGACGGAGAGGGTCGGGTATGGAGACCGTCGACAGGGACCTCTACGAGCGGGCGAAGGCGCTACTCGAACCCGGTGACATCCAGTTGAACGGCGTCATCGTCCACACCGACATCGGCGACGACGAGGCCGCGCTCCACCAGGCGACGCTCGACGTCGGCGACGTCATCGCCGAGCACGCCGACGCTGGCGAGTGGTACGTCTACTCGGGCAACGACGACTCCCAGTTCGGCCTCAACCAGCACCAGGGGCTGACCATCGAGGAGGACGCGTTCGTCTGGGAGTGCCAGCAGCTGCTCCGCGACGGCACGTTCGAGGTGGTGTTCTACTACGAGGCCGACGCCGACCAGTCGGCCATCGTCTCGGACGTCGAGGACCTCGGCTTCCGCGTCACCGGCGTCGAAGGCTCGTGAGAGCGCGTCGGTGAGTGGCGGCGAGATAGCGACCGGCGGTCGTGCCGACGCTCCGTGATTAGAACAGACGGGGAGCGGCGGCCGATGTCCCGTCGTAGAACTCGATCGGTCAGTCGTGGTCCGGACAGCGACCGCGGTACTCCGACTGGTTGGCGGGGCCGACCATCCCGTCGATGGTCAGGTCCGACCACCCGTCGGCGCGGGCGGCGTGCTCGTCGTCGTACTTCTCGCTTCGCGAACACTCCTCGCAGGAGACGAAGACGCTCATGGTATCCGATAGCTTCCCACGCCTTATCAACACCACGGGCACGCTCGCCGACCTGTACGCATCCGGAGTGGACACCGTCCAGCCGTCCCGAACACGCCGACGCGAACGCGGTTCTTATCACCGGGTAGGTCCGAGAGGCGGGCATGAACACGGCCGAGCAGTTGGACCGACTCGACCGGGCGGTCCTCAACGCCTTTCAGGGCGGGTTCCCGGTCTGTGAGCGGCCGTTCGACCCGGCGAGCGCTGCACTCCGCGAGCGGGGCGTCGACGTGACCGCCGACGAACTCCTCGACCGCGTCCAGCACCTCGACGAGGAAGGGGTCCTGACGCGGTTCGGTGCGCTCGTGAACGCGGAGGCCATCGGCGGGACGGCGACGCTCGTGGCGATGCACGCCCCGCCCGACCGGTTCGACGAGGTGGCCGAACAGGTCAACGCCCACCGCGAGGTGGCTCACAACTACGAGCGCGAACACCCGCACCTCAACATGTGGTTCGTCGTCAGCGTGGCCGACGAGGAGGAGGTCGAACGCGTGCTGGCCGACATCGAGGCGGAGACGGTCCAGGAGACGTACAACCTGCCGAAGGAACGCGAGTTCCGCGTCGAGGCGAAGTTCCTGCTCGACGGCCCCGTCGCCGACGGCGACGTCGACCTGTCGCACCTCGGCCCGGACGTGACGCCGGAGGAGCGGACGACGCTGACGCCCGCGGAGCGGGACCTGGTCCTCGAAATCCAGGGCGGCCTCCCGATTACGGCGACGCCCTACGCCGACGTCGCCGACGCCGTCGGACAGGACACCGACTGGGTCGTCCGTACGATCAAACGGTTCGACCTGGAGGGGAAGGTCCGCCGCGTCGGCGTCATCCCGAACCACTACGCGCTGGGGTACAGCGAGAACGGGATGACGGTCTGGAACGTGCCCGACGACCTGGTCGAGGAGGTCGGCCCCGCCGTCGCGTCGCTGGACTTCGTCACGCACTGCTACCAGCGGCCCCGCCACGAGGGCGTCTGGCCGTACAACTTCTTCGCGATGACTCACGGCCGGAGCGAGGCCGAGAGCCGCGAGCGCATCGATCAGGTCCACGACCGGATGGACGAATTCTGGGAGGTGGGCGAGGAGGACTGGGACACGCTGTTCTCGACGCGCATCCTGAAGAAGACCGGCATCAGGATGGCCGAACGCGCGGACGCGAACACGGAGTAGCGGTCGTCGTGCTCCCACTGCTCCACGACCTGTCCGACGAGACGGTGCTCGTCTTCGGCGGCGGCCGCGTCGGTGCCCGGCGCGCCCGAACGTTCGCTGCGGAGAGTCGGGTGGTCGTCGTCAGCCCGGCGTTCGCCGAGCGTTCGTTCGGCGACGCCGACCGCGTCCGAGCGGCCCCCGGACCTGACGAGGTGGGCGACTGGGTCGAACGCTTCGGCCCGGCGCTCGTGGTCGCGGCGACCGACGACGAAGCGGTCAACGCTGCCGTCGAGACGAGCGCCCGCGACCGTGACCTGCTGTACAACCGCGCCGACCGGGCGGGCGAACGCGACCCCGACCACGTCGCTGTCCCCTCCATCGTCCGCGAGGGGGAGGTGGTCGTGGGCCTCTCGACCGGCGTCCCGGCGCTGACGAAGGTGCTCCGCCGGCGCGTCGAGCGAGAGGTCGAGGGGGCGGGCGAACTGGCGACGCTGCTGGCCGAGACTCGCCGAGACCTCCGGGCTGAGCACCCCCCGGAACGGCGGCGTGCGGCCCTCCGTGCGGTGGTTCGCTCCGACCGGGTTTGGAAGGCTTTAGGTGATGGAGGCGCTAAGCCCCGACAGATAGTGGACGAAATCGTCTCCGAACACCTGGGTGAGTCGCCGTGACCGCCGCGAGTGTCATCGCCGGGGTCAGCGTCGCCCACCAGCGCGCGGACCTCGACGCCATCGACGCGGCGGCCGCCGAGGACGCCCGCGCGATGGTCGGCTCGCTGCTCGACGTCCCCGAGGTCGACGAGGCGTTCGCCCTCCAGACGTGCAACCGGGTGGAGGCGTTCGTCGTCACCGACGACGGCGCTGCTGGTCGGTCCGCACTCGCGACCGTCGTCGAGGACGTGCCCGCCGAGAGCGTGACGACGATGGACCACGAGACGAGCCTCCGGCACCTCATGCGCGTCGCCTGCGGCCTGGAGTCGCTCGTCGTCGGCGAGGACCAGATTCTCGGGCAGTTCCGGGACGCGTACCTCGCCGCCCGAGCGGCGGGCGGCGTCGGTCCCGTCCTCGAAGAGGCGCTGACGAAGGCCATCCACGTCGGCGAACGGGCGCGCTCCGAGACGGCCATCAACGAGGGCGTCGTCTCGCTCGGGAGCGCGGCGGTCCGCCTCGCCGAGTCGGACCTCGACGACGGCCTCGACGACACGACCGCACTCGTCGTCGGGACGGGCGAGATGGGGACGCTCGCAGCGCGGTCGCTCGCCGAACGCGTCGACCACGTCGTCGTCGCAAACCGGACGCTCGCCAACGCGGAGCACGTCGCGCGGACGCTCGACACCGAGACGAGCGTCGTCGGTCTCGGTGCACTCGCACCGGCGCTCGAAGTCGCGGACGTCGTCGTCTCGGCGACGAGCGCCTCGGGCGCGGTCATCGACGCCGACCACCTGGCGACGGCCGGCGAGACGTACCTCGTGGACCTCGCGCGCCCCCGCGACATCTGCGACTCCGTCGAGTCGCTGAGGCACGTCACGGTCGTCGACCTGGACACGCTCCAGGACGTAACCGACGCCACCGCCGAACAGCGCGCGCTGGCAGCCCGCGAGGTCGAGGCGATGATTGACCGCGAGTTCGAGAACCTGCTTGCCCAGTACAAGCGCAAACGCGCCGACGAGGTCATCGGCGCGATGTACGAGGGGGCAGAGCGCATCAAGGGGAAGGAGCTCGCCACCGCGATGTCCCGGCTCGACGCGGCCGAGACCGACGCGGAGCGCCGCGAGGTCGTCGAGTCGCTCGCCGACGCGCTGGTCGGGCAACTGCTGGCCGCCCCGACGCAGAGCCTCCGCGACGCCGCCGAGCGCGACGACTGGTCGACCATCCACACCGCGCTCCGCCTGTTCGACCCGAGCGACGGTGGGGAGTCCGTTCCACCGATACCGTCGAACGCGGCCCCCGA from Halomarina salina carries:
- a CDS encoding cold-shock protein; this translates as MATGTVDFFNDTGGYGFIKTEDSDEDVFFHMEDVGGPDLEEGQEVEFDIEQADKGPRATNLERL
- a CDS encoding cold-shock protein — encoded protein: MAKGKVDFFNDTGGYGFIETDDADEDVFFHMEDVGGPDLEEGQEVEFDIEQADKGPRATNVTRL
- a CDS encoding DUF5778 family protein — protein: METVDRDLYERAKALLEPGDIQLNGVIVHTDIGDDEAALHQATLDVGDVIAEHADAGEWYVYSGNDDSQFGLNQHQGLTIEEDAFVWECQQLLRDGTFEVVFYYEADADQSAIVSDVEDLGFRVTGVEGS
- the ahbB gene encoding siroheme decarboxylase subunit beta, giving the protein MNTAEQLDRLDRAVLNAFQGGFPVCERPFDPASAALRERGVDVTADELLDRVQHLDEEGVLTRFGALVNAEAIGGTATLVAMHAPPDRFDEVAEQVNAHREVAHNYEREHPHLNMWFVVSVADEEEVERVLADIEAETVQETYNLPKEREFRVEAKFLLDGPVADGDVDLSHLGPDVTPEERTTLTPAERDLVLEIQGGLPITATPYADVADAVGQDTDWVVRTIKRFDLEGKVRRVGVIPNHYALGYSENGMTVWNVPDDLVEEVGPAVASLDFVTHCYQRPRHEGVWPYNFFAMTHGRSEAESRERIDQVHDRMDEFWEVGEEDWDTLFSTRILKKTGIRMAERADANTE
- a CDS encoding precorrin-2 dehydrogenase/sirohydrochlorin ferrochelatase family protein, producing the protein MLPLLHDLSDETVLVFGGGRVGARRARTFAAESRVVVVSPAFAERSFGDADRVRAAPGPDEVGDWVERFGPALVVAATDDEAVNAAVETSARDRDLLYNRADRAGERDPDHVAVPSIVREGEVVVGLSTGVPALTKVLRRRVEREVEGAGELATLLAETRRDLRAEHPPERRRAALRAVVRSDRVWKALGDGGAKPRQIVDEIVSEHLGESP
- the hemA gene encoding glutamyl-tRNA reductase produces the protein MTAASVIAGVSVAHQRADLDAIDAAAAEDARAMVGSLLDVPEVDEAFALQTCNRVEAFVVTDDGAAGRSALATVVEDVPAESVTTMDHETSLRHLMRVACGLESLVVGEDQILGQFRDAYLAARAAGGVGPVLEEALTKAIHVGERARSETAINEGVVSLGSAAVRLAESDLDDGLDDTTALVVGTGEMGTLAARSLAERVDHVVVANRTLANAEHVARTLDTETSVVGLGALAPALEVADVVVSATSASGAVIDADHLATAGETYLVDLARPRDICDSVESLRHVTVVDLDTLQDVTDATAEQRALAAREVEAMIDREFENLLAQYKRKRADEVIGAMYEGAERIKGKELATAMSRLDAAETDAERREVVESLADALVGQLLAAPTQSLRDAAERDDWSTIHTALRLFDPSDGGESVPPIPSNAAPEDLPESVRDSMPQGVFEQLDD